Within the Desulfovibrio oxyclinae DSM 11498 genome, the region GGCGGAAAACGCTTTATCGCAAGATCGAGAAATACGGCCTGGAAGGATGATCCCATTCGTTATTTACTAATCGGATAGATATCGCTTGTATATGATCAGCGTCGCCACTCAAGGCGGCGCTTTTTTTATTTTGGGAAAGTACTTCTCCCATGAACAGGAGAAATGTGTGTGAGCATGCAATTCGCCCAGAGTGAGAGCGGCGAAAGTGACACAGTCCCTTCTATTTGTGGGTCAAAATGATACACGGTTTAAGTTGTTGAAATGTATATAGTTATTGGAAAGACCGGGGAGGGGCGGAAGCAAAGTGTGTCCCTCGGGCTCACGAGGGGGCGTGCTTTTTGTTTAAGAAGTCTCCTGTTTTTTTAAAATATGATGAAATGATTGAATTTAATCCATTGGCACGGCGATTGCCTATAGAGAGGGTAGTTACGTCCATTCCAATAGTAAATCTTAACCGAGAAAGCTTAAGGAGTCGTGCAATGGCAGTACGTGAACAGGTGAACGGATTTTTCATTCCCAGTGTGACCCTCATCGGCATCGGCGCTTCCAAGGAGATCCCCGAGAAGATTCAGGCCCTCGGCGGCAAGAAGCCCCTGATCGTTACCGACCCCGGTATTGTCGCCACCGGCATCCTGAAGCAGATCACCGACATTCTTGACGGCGCCAAGGTCAAGTACGAAGTCTACGACAAGACCATTCCCAACCCGACTGACGCAAACGTGGCCGAAGGCGTGGAAGTCTACAAGAAGGGCAAGTGCGACAGTCTGATCACTCTGGGTGGCGGTTCCTCTCACGACTGCGGCAAGGGCATCGGCCTCGTCGTTTCCAACGGCGGCACCATTCACGACTACGAAGGCGTGGACAAGTCCTCGAACCCCATGCCGCCTTACGTTGCAGTGAACACCACTGCCGGTACCGCTTCCGAAATGACCCGTTTCTGCATCATCACCGATCTTTCCCGCAAGGTTAAGATGGCCATCGTGGACTGGCGCGTCACCCCCGGCATCGCCCTTGACGACCCGCTGCTGATGGTCGGCATGCCCCCGGCGCTGACCGCCGCCACCGGCATGGACGCCCTGACCCACGCCGTGGAAGCCTACGTTTCCACCATCGCCACCCCCATGACCGACGCCTGTGCCGAAAAGGCCATCGAGCTTATCTTCAAGCATCTGCGCGCCGCTGTAGCGAACGGTCAGGACATCGAAGCCCGTGAAGGCATGTGCTTCGCCCAGTATCTCGCAGGCATGGCA harbors:
- a CDS encoding iron-containing alcohol dehydrogenase, producing MAVREQVNGFFIPSVTLIGIGASKEIPEKIQALGGKKPLIVTDPGIVATGILKQITDILDGAKVKYEVYDKTIPNPTDANVAEGVEVYKKGKCDSLITLGGGSSHDCGKGIGLVVSNGGTIHDYEGVDKSSNPMPPYVAVNTTAGTASEMTRFCIITDLSRKVKMAIVDWRVTPGIALDDPLLMVGMPPALTAATGMDALTHAVEAYVSTIATPMTDACAEKAIELIFKHLRAAVANGQDIEAREGMCFAQYLAGMAFNNASLGHVHAMAHQLGGFYDLPHGECNAILLPHVEKFNLIAKVDRFVKMAEIMGENVEGLSPRAGAELALDAIKQLSCDVGIPSGLIELGKRYGKDVKAEDIAIMTANAQKDACGFTNPRCPTDEDVTAIYTAAL